The genomic DNA CGACGGCAACCAGAATGCTGAGCAAAGGAATCGGTACCAAGCCATCCTTTGGGACTAGCGTCCCTGGCAAAAAGAGTGTGATTGACGCCGGACTGATACGCGTCTGGGCAACCCACGCAATTGATCGATCAGGCCTCTCCGAAGAGTCAGCGAATTGCTGGAAGTTCCCTATTCGCTCGATTCAAAATCGATCATCGTCTTGGGAACGATCGCCACGCGGAGCGCGTTGAGTACCGCGACGATGTCGATCACTTCTTGGCTGATCGCGCCGGCGACGGGAGGCAGATAACCGGCCGCTGCGATCGTCATCCCGATGATGCTCAGCGCCATCCCGCCGATTGCACTCTGCATCGCGATCCGCCGCATCCGCCGACTGATGTGCAAGAATTCATCGATCTTCCGCAGCGAGCTGTCCATCACAACGACATCGGCCGCCGACGTCGTCACATCGCTGTTCTGGCCGAACGCGATCCCCACCGTCGCGGCCATCAGCGCCGGTGCGTCGTTGATCCCATCTCCCACGTAGATGCTGTTCGCCTTGGCGGTCTCGGCCTCGACGATCGCCAGCTTTTGTTCGGGGCTTTGGCTGCTGTAGACGCTCTGGATGCCCACTTGTTCGGCCAGATAAGCGACTTCCGATTCCCGGTCGCCCGATACCACCATGGTCCGCGAGATGTGATGCAATGGAGCCAGGTGGCCGATGAAGCGGGCACCGTCGGTCCGCGGAGTGTCGCGGAATCGGTAGGTCGCCGCGTACTGTTCATCGATCAAGATCACGCACTCCAGACCCGCCTGTTGATCGGGCATTTGTGCCGCTAGGTCGGGATATTGTTTGAGCAGTTTATTTCGGCTGGTGACCCGAACCGAAGTCGTCCCCACCTTGCCGCGCAAGCCTTCGCCGGGACGCTCGCTGACCTCGTCAACGTTTAACATCGCAAGCCCCGCGGCTTTGGCTGCTGCGACGATCGCTCGCGACAAGGGATGTTTGGAATAGACCTCCAAACTGGCAACCCATTGCAAAACGTCGGCTTCGACAAATCCCGACGCCACGACTTGAGCCGTCAAATTGGGTTTGCCATACGTCAGGGTGCCGGTCTTATCGAAGATCAACGTGCGGCAGGTGTCAGCCGTTTCCAACGCCGAGGGATCGCGGACGATGATCGCTCGCCGCGCCGCCAGCGAGATCGATCCGATGATCGCAACGGGAATTGCGATCAGCAACGGACAGGGAGTGGCGACGACCATCACAGCTAAAAATCGGACGGGATCGCCGGAAAACGCCCAGGCGGCGATCCCGATCGCGACAGCCAACGGCGTGTACCAAGCACCCAGTTTGTCGGCCAGTCGCCGCATCTGCGGCTTGTTCTGTTCGGAGGCCGCCATGACTTCCATGATCTTGGCGTAACGGGAATCGATCGCCAGCTTGTCGGCTCGAATCAGCAGCGCCGTTTCGCCGTTGATCGCGCCGGAGAGGACGGCTGAGCCGGGCGTCTTGGACATCATGTAGGGTTCGCCGGTCAGAAACGATTCGTCCATCACGCCGTGCCCTTCCA from Rosistilla carotiformis includes the following:
- a CDS encoding heavy metal translocating P-type ATPase; this encodes MISVHLVLRFGTASSPQAANIPLWAVLVFGGVPLVFDLLQKMLRREFGSDLLAGISIVASALLSEYLAGALVVLMLSGGEALEAYAVRSASSVLRALSKRMPSVAHRKQGASVVDVPLQDLAIGDIVSVFPHEICPIDGSVVEGHGVMDESFLTGEPYMMSKTPGSAVLSGAINGETALLIRADKLAIDSRYAKIMEVMAASEQNKPQMRRLADKLGAWYTPLAVAIGIAAWAFSGDPVRFLAVMVVATPCPLLIAIPVAIIGSISLAARRAIIVRDPSALETADTCRTLIFDKTGTLTYGKPNLTAQVVASGFVEADVLQWVASLEVYSKHPLSRAIVAAAKAAGLAMLNVDEVSERPGEGLRGKVGTTSVRVTSRNKLLKQYPDLAAQMPDQQAGLECVILIDEQYAATYRFRDTPRTDGARFIGHLAPLHHISRTMVVSGDRESEVAYLAEQVGIQSVYSSQSPEQKLAIVEAETAKANSIYVGDGINDAPALMAATVGIAFGQNSDVTTSAADVVVMDSSLRKIDEFLHISRRMRRIAMQSAIGGMALSIIGMTIAAAGYLPPVAGAISQEVIDIVAVLNALRVAIVPKTMIDFESSE